CCTGCCATGAGGTCAGGGAGCGGGGCGGGCAGGCGACTGTAATTAGAGCCGCCAGTGATTCAGGCATTCCCTAGAAGCCACAGAATCCCCACatgcagggaggcaggcagggctgagggcaAGAGGTCTGCGCTGGTAGACACCCACCCTGGGGAGGGCCAAGACAGAGGTTTGATTAGAGCAAGGGGTTAAGGTCAGAGACCCAGAGATGCCATCTCTCGTCCAACAGTGTCCTTGTTCCAAACACAAGGTGGAATagagaaaggaggaagcaaaGCTAAGAGAGGGAACCCACCTTTGTGGAGTATCGACTATGCACCTCTGTCACTGTACCGGGGGTGGGCTTGGTCCGAGCcccgcacgtgcacacacacacccctaataGACGGACGAGCCGAGGAAAGGGGAGTGCAGTTACCTGCCCAAGAACACACTGTGGGTCTATCTGACTGCAAGGTCCACACTCTCGCCTCGGGAGGGAACATGATGGAATGGTGTCCTACCAGCTAGCAATgcagaggggaggcggggaggtgggagaggatgGGCCATGAGCAGACAGCTCAGAGCAGACTCGACCAAAGACACAGCTTGTAGGAAATGGAGATTCTTGGGGGAGGACataaggaaaagatgaaagaacaaaGTTAGGGTGACAGGGCTGCGCAATCAggagaggcttcctggaggaggtggatATGAGGAAGAGCCAGGAAGGGGGACAGATGAGCCCTGGGAGAGAACGGGCTGATCATccagaaagagtgagagaatgGTGTCATGGGCTTAGAAGGGATGTGTCATAGATGAGGGGCTGCATCCACCCGAGGCAAAGGCCATTTTCTAATTGGCACAAGGCACCAAATGGGACAGCAGAGGCCCTGAGCCCGACTCCAGGAGGGATAATCATACCCCAAGCTCCTGCCACCTGCAGCTGagcagcctctctctctctttctttctctgccgcTGCCTcgctccctccccccctcccaggTATGAGGAGGAGATCTCCAAGCGCACAGACATGGAGTTCACCTTCGTCCAGCTGAAGAAGGTAGCCCGCCCAGCCTGCCCCAGGGGCTTCTTCCTCATGGACCCTCTGCCCTCGTTCCCTCAGGCTCCCCAAGCAAAGCCCTCAGAGGCTTGAGTCCCGGGACCACAGACAGACAATGGGTACCTGTCCTCACCCTGCTGCTTCTCCCGGGCACTGAGCCAGGGCTCCCTTGGGAGTCACCCCCATCTCCGTCAGGAAGATGAGCACCCCAATCCCGCCCTgagacccccccccgcccctggcacTCACCACTGCTCCCACCCCCAGGACCTGGATGCAGAGTGTCTTCGTCGGACCGAACTGGAAACCAAGTTAAAAGGCTTGCAGAGCTTCGTGGAGCTGATGAAAAACATCTATGAGCAGGTGAGAAAATGAGACCAGTGTCCCACTGAGCGAAGAGCTGACTTGTCCCCAGGTAAGGGAtgcaggggaaggaagggtgTCCAGTGAGGCATGGAAACTTCGGCAGTCATTACAGACATAACACAGACATAGCAATCTCCCAACCCCTTCCCGCGCTGCAGTCAATAACAATACGTCCCCTCATCCCTCCATTCATGGAGCACCGGCAAGTTCCCAAGAGGCCTCGCGCTCAAGGAGGACCTGTTTCTTTGAGTGTGCTGGAGTGTGGAGGGCGTGTCGGGGGCCGGTGCATCCAGGCAAGGGTTGGCAAGTGGCCTGAGAGACCGGGAACCAGGGGGCCTTGAACAGCTATTCTTATTGAACTCATCTCTCCCCATACCTGCAGCCTAAATGGCAGGCCCCCACAGCCCTAGCTCGGACACACATGCCCGTGGCCCTCCCCTGTTTGGCAGGGGAGAACGGTGGTCAGACTGAGAAGACCTGTGGTCAGATTCTTGAGTTCCCAGACAATGCTAGCTTCTGCCAGAACAAAAAAAGGACCCGGTAAATGCAGACAGAGGAGCCTCTGGATCCCTTTCTGATTGTGTGTCCCTAAGTCCTTGCCTGAGCCTAGGGGGACCATGACCCCACAAGGCCTTAGCCCACGGCCAGGTCCCCAGATGGGCCCTGATGCTGACTGCGGacgctcccctcccctccactctgcCCCCGGGCACCACATCCCCTGTTTCGGGAGTCAGGAGCTGGAGGGGCCATGCTGCAGTTGAGCTAGAAGCAGGCCGAGCCACTGTGGGGACGGCAGGGCTTGGCAGTCTGTGTGCCACAAACCACTGGTGCCAAACTATGGCAGTGCGGCCAGGATCAGAGCAGGGATCAAAGTCATCGCAGGGATCAAAGTCATCACAGCCATCAAAAAGTTCTGctaaaatgggggcgcctgggtggcttggtcggtgaaggttaagcatctgactcttggtttcggctcaggtcatgatctcaaggtcgtaggatcaagcccctccttggctccgtgctcagcagggagcctcttgagattctctccctcccttttactctgcccctccccctgctctctctctttctctctcaaataaataaatcttttaaaaaaataaaaatgaaatgaaatgaagagtTCTGCTAAAGTGGCCCTAGGGGTTGCTGACCACAGCTTGGCGGCCTCGTCCTGTGGAGAGGGGATTGGGCCTCATAGCTGTATATGGGCCACACTGCTTTCCAGCAGGCTCGGCCCCCAGCGGGGGCTTCCGTGGGCCTGAGACCTGTTTGTGGCCATGGGAGGTGGCCTGGCGGAGAGAACAGCACAACCCTGGAGAGCAGCAGGAAGGTAGCCCTTCCAGGGGGCCCAGGACCTCCACCGCCCTAAGAAGCTTCCCACACCCGGCCAAGCCCTCTGGACTGAGCAGGGCACCGGGCCCGCTGACCGGCCTGAGAAGTGGGCTAGGAGTTCCCCTGCCCACACTCCCTGTGGAGCCAGGCAGACAGCCCCAGGGCCAATGTTTCAGAatctgcactgggctctgtgcatCTCGGCAAGCCCAGAGCCCAAGCTCCCAGCCAGGACAGAGGGCCCAGCCGGCATGGAGACTTAACTGGAGGTAGGGCCAAGCATAGCCAGCGATAGGCCTGGGCATTGCTGGAGTGCCCCCCACAAAACTCTGTGGCCCCTGCTCCATCTGGATTTAGCAGCCCTTGGACCCCAATCCTTGCTCTAACTTCTTTTCCGTTTCTGCGACTTTGAGctagttatttctcctctctttgcctcagtttcctcatcagtaaaatggggagagTCGTAATACCAGGCTCATCAGGTTCTGCTGATGACTAAATCCGTTCATCCGGgtaacaaatgtttattgctCCCCTGCTGGGTGCCTGGCACTGATATAGCAGTGAGTGTGACGGGCAAAGTCCATGTTCTCAGGGGCTGCCACTGAGCTAAAAGGGGAGACAGGTAATAAGCAAGTCAACAAACATCTCAGCAAGATCATCTGGGAGGGTGAAAAGGGCCGGGCTGCACAGAACCCGATGATGTGGTagtgctagaggggaggggaaagtcAAGGTCAGGGGGCGTCTCAGAGGAGGTACAAGAGAGGGAAGGCCCAGCCTGGGGAGGGCCAGCCCAGTGAAGAGCTGAGAGGGCTTCAGGCAGAAGGAGGGTCAAGCATCAAGGGCAGGAGTGAGTCTGGTGACAAAGGGGGGAAGGAAGAGCTCTGGCCGGGGTCAGCTTACAGAGGGCCCTGGGCCCCGAGTCGGGGTTTGGATCTTATTCTAAGTGTGATGGGCAGCTCCTGggggcacgggggtgggggtggtacaGAGAGGGTAAAGGTATGGCTTGTGCTGTCATGGCAGCGCTGCGGAGAAACGGGACCGCTGTGGACGTGGGGTTGTTCGGTGCATGGCGCAGGGATGATTACTCTGGGGGCAGCGAGGCGCCAAGTTGGTGTCGGGTCGTAAGGTTTGCGTCTCTCTTCAGGCACTGCTGCAGGCTGAGAAGGCAGCCCTGATCCTATGCTAAAAAGATTCCCCACACCAGTGGGTCTCTAAGCTGGCAGtaagagaaatacaaagtgaGCCACACATGTAATTGTTTTTTCTAgttgccacattttaaaaaaagaaacagaaaaaattcattttaataacgCAATTTACTCAGCCCAATATATCCAAATGTGATTAGTCAGCAggtaatcaatttaaaaaaatttttttaagattttatttatttatttgagagagaggataagcggaggggagagggagaagcaggcttcccgctgagcagggagcccgatgcggggctcgatcccaggaccctgagatcatgacctgagccgaaggcagatgcttaacaaactaagccacccaggcgcccagtacaaAAAATTAATAGGCTGTCTTACAATCTTTTTCTCATGCCAAGTCTTCAAAATCAGTGTGCATTTTACACCTACAGCTCATCTCAATTCAGACTTACCACCGGTCAAGTGCCCGTGGCCTCATATGGCTCGCGCCTACCACATGGGACCAAGCAGTCTCAGCAAAGGAAGGTGCCAGCCATGGCTACCTCAGGTGAAAGAAAAACATGGCAGGACGTGAGTAGCCCCAGGAGGGCTGGACAATCTAGTTTCGACTCTGGAGCAGATACCAGGTCAGAAAAGCATGGCTGTGGAGGCCCACCTCGGCATTTCAGAAAACAGCCCTTttctcttgcacacacacacgtgcgcgcacgctcgcacacgcacgcacacacacacggccaGGATAAATTCTCAGAAGCCAATGGCCATGGGCTGCTCAGGGCCTCACGTATACACCGCAGCCTCCCGGGTaacccctctgcccctcacctccaggGACACAAGCCAGTGAGAGGACCCAGGGGCTCACACTTCCCCTCAGCTTCCAAGGTACACGCCAGCTCCCAGGTGCTTTTGGGGCCTGGCTGCATCCAGCCAGAATGCCACCTGCCCCACCCATCAGCTCTCGTTCCAGGGAGATCAGCTGTGCAATCTCCCAACAACCCCCCGCAGCCGGGCGCACCTCACAGAATGCCCTTCCCTGCAGAGGGAGCCTAGTGTGTCTGAGCTGCTTTGGCGCCTGCCTTCGTACTGCCAGGGAGGCTGCTCGGCCCCTGGACCCTTCACCCCAGCTTCAACAATAGTATCCTTAGCTAtatctattgagcacctactataccCCAGGCACTGTGTGAAATGCTTTCCAGGTGtaatctcatttactcctcacagcaaccctataaAGGTAGGGATCATGATTAGGGGAGCACAAACTTTAGAGCAGCTTGGATTTGGATCCTGGCTCAGTCATTGTGTGAACTCTAACACGTTCTTCTATCTCTCTATatctcaatttccccatctgtaaaatggggaaaatgatagAGCCTAGCTCACTGGCCTGTCGTGAGGATCTATTTTGTTAATATATCCTAAAGCAGGGAGAACAGTATCTGGTACATGGTAAgtattaataaatgttagctggtTTCAATTTGATAATCAtacccgttttacagatgagaaaacagaggctccaAGAGGTTTAAGACCTGGCCAGGGTTACACAGCTACTAAGAAGGGGTAGTATTCACCTCCTGGTGCCATTAAGCACTACATTTTATGGAGCAGCTCTAAATTACCCCTCAGGGTCACCGCCTCCCCTGACCTGGAGACCCCACAAAGGGTGGTCCCACCCGCGGCTGTCTCCTCAGGCTCAGGCTCTGAGAGAGAAGATTTAAACTTCACCTTGGCTCAATTCTTGCCAACCTGGAGGGCCCATCCCTTGGTAGCAGCACACAAGCCAGCATTGTTATACCCTCTGCGGCCCAGCAGGGGCCGGCGTGCCTGAACAGGCCTACGGATGTTCTAAACCCTCCGTTTCCTACTCCTGTTTACCAAGCTCACGCTGACCCTGCCTCCTTCCGGAAAGGATCCGAGGCTGCTCCATCGGCTCTGTTTGGCCAATCCCTTCTCCCTGCTAGGGGAAGCCCTACTCCAGTGCATTCTGACAATGCCCTGGCCTTTTCCTGGCCCATAACAAATGCCAACTCAGGCCTGGGCTAAAGGGCTTTCTCTGGAACTCTCTATGCCCActgaccccacccccccccataaCATGTTGACCAAGGAGGCCTCAAGGCTGCATTCCTGAAACCGTCCACAGCCAAGGCCTGCCTGGGATCCTGGTTCCATGTGGGAAATGTCAGTCTCTAAGCGTGATCCGAGCAGCAGAGGTGGGACATGAGTCTGTAGGTACCATCGACCTTATTCTGCCAAGGGGTCGGGCCTTCCCCTGCTTTTGCCCAGAGATGTTTGCTAAGTTCTTTTGAAGATCAACCAAAATCCTTCATCAGGAGTCCTTAAGGGGCAGTTGGCCACTAGGCTCAGGGTCCTGTCAGCTCCGGGATGGAAACAGGTTGCCCCCAGCAGGTCTTTGCCTTAAGCTTCCTTTTGCAGGAGCCGATCCTTGTCACCAGGGATGCAGGTGGGCAGGGTCAGGCAGCTAGCAGACAGGGGAGGGGCGGCCTTCCTCAGCAGGCCTCCGCAGCCGCCCCTGGGGCTCTAGCTGACCCAGCCCACCCCACAGGGTACAAGCTGTGGGTCAGACCACCAGCCTTGGCCGCTACAGACTCCAGAGGCTCAACCAACCACAGCCACTCTGTGCATAAAGCCAGACCGAGGGTCAGGAGGGGGCCCAAAGTTAGCACCCAAGGGCAGAATGCGGTCATGAGACAAAAACTGAACCTGGATCTGAGCAGGCCTCAGCCCCAGCTGCCAGGTTTCAGGACATGCACAGAGCAGAAGAACAGGTTCCACACCAGCACACGGTGCGGCCAGTAAGGTCCAGACTGTGAGCAGTGCTACAAGCAACCCAGTGTTTTCAGtacaaaaaatagcaaagaagagagagaaggagagagagagagagagagagatggaggcatAGCTGTAGAATAAGAGAGTTAGAGACATATGGACCGATTGCAAAATAGGGATCTtctttggatcctgattcaaacaaacaaacaaaagaaaaaccacacacatatatggtctgtataaatacacacacatatatgaagcAATCAGAAAAATGGGAACACTGACCAAAACTTGCTGACCGAAGTACTTAAGTAAGGGTCAGGGTGAACTGTGAATACCAGTAGGAGTAATTGTGTgccccacaccctccctcccccaggtgagccccacccctgcctcccagggtgcctggccccctccctgccaccggACTCACTCTACCAGTACAGTGCTGGCCACAGCCCCTCGCTCCTCCTTCCCGCACCAGCCCGGCCCAGGCCTGGGTGGTTTGGCACACCTCCAGGGCAGCAGCCCAGGGACTGAAAGGTGACACCTGCAGCCCCTTAGGAAGACCCTTGTCCCCACCTGTCTCTCTACACACCCCTGAGCGTTCAGGCCCAAAAGCTGGAGCTAGGAAGACAGACCCAGCTTCCGGCTCCTGTCTCTGCCCTTCTAGGGGAGCTTGACGGGAGCAGCAAGGGCTCTGGGGGCCTGCTCTGCGCCCACGGCTGTCTCCATAACCCCTCCGTGCCGCCGCGTCTTTCCTCTCTGTAACCTGGGGCTAGAGGTCATGCGGGCCTGGAGAGGAGCCTGGCCTGTAATGAGTCCCCCGGGGAAAATGAGAAGTTTACCACTTCCAGGGCTCTCTGAGGATGCGGGCTGGCATTTTCTAAgcagagagaaggacagagaggaggaggaaagagggatCCTAAAGGATGGGGAGAAGATGAAAATATTGAGGCCAAATTGCCTTGTTGCAGGCGAGCTGGTCAGCCAGATGGAGAGGGGCAACGAGCCTCCAGGGTGACCCTGAACTCGCCTTGGCCTCTGCACCTGGCAGGGGAGCAGGGAGTAcagccccactcctgcccctcATCACTCATGGGCCCCCACTCCAATATGCAAACTGAGCTGCTCACTTCCGGATGCGGGGGAACCCAGAGAGGACAGTGGCTCCCCAGGCCCTCAGGGAGCTCCCATCCAGAGGGGGAGACCGAGCTGCACACCACTGAGCCCTAATGGAGCAGAGGGGCCAGACATCCTGGGCCTTTGCCACACCAGCCAGGAGGAAAGTGTCCCGCCCTGGGAGAGGTGGGGACactgaagagaaataaataggCTTGTAGTGAGCCTCTGGAAGCAGGAGCCCCtcacttccctctcccctccacccagaGAGGGAGGCCAAGCTGTGGATGAGCAGGGGTGGCCAACTGCTTCCTGAGAGTCAGAGCTGAGGGCGCATGGCAGGGAGGCCTTATCATTGGGTCATCTCTCTGGGACACAGGGCCACTCCCCCTGGGGACACAGGGACCATGGCTGGCTGAGGGTCTGGTGCCCCCCACCAGCCCTGAGCCCCCACGTCTGTGCCTGGCCAGGAGCTGAAGGACCTGGCAGCCCAAGTGAAGGACGTGTCGGTGACCGTGGGCATGGACAGCCGCTGCCACATCGACCTGAGCGGCATCGTGGAGGAGGTGAAGGTCCAGTATGACGCCATTGCAGCTCGCAGCCTGGAGGAAGCCGAGGCCTACTCCCGGAGACAGGTTCGGGGCTGACCGAGCGGGGCTGACCAAGGGGGCAGGAGGCTGCCAGCCCAGGAGGCGCCGCCCCAGGGAAGGCTGAAGTCACCTTCAGCTCTGAGCACTGAGAGTCTGTGAAAGGGCAGTGGGGAGCATGGGGCGACGGAGAATGTGAGAGCCCAGCACTGCGGGGGACAAGGGGCCATACGGTGGGGGAAAGGCCAAGGTCTGCgccctccaggagctcacagCGGTGCCACCACCTAGTAACACCAGGGGTGGGCCCAGCCAGAGCTGGGCATGGTGGGCATCAGAGGGCGAGGTTGGCCTGCGAGTGTAGGGcttcagaggaagaggaggggctgggaggtgagAGAAAAAAGGAGCAGCAAGGGGCGAGGGGCGAGGGGCAAGGGTGCTGGGAGGGACCCAGTGAACTGTCCCTCACTGTCACCTCCTGCACGTCCTCCAGCTGGAGGagcgggctgcctgctcagctgaGTTTGGGAACAGCCTCCAGAGCAGCCGCAGCGAGATCACTGACCTCAACGTGCGCATCCAGAAGCTTCGATCCCAGATCCTCTCCATCAAGAGTCATGTGAGTATCTGGAGGACCCACCTGGGGGTGACGCAGAGAGGAGCGCAAgggcacactctctctgtctctgtctctctctctctctctctcacacacacacacacacttacatgcAAGACCCTGCGCaggtctgtgcctcagtttcctctcctgtccTCCTAAGATGGCTGTGAGGACCACATGAGCGTCACAGGTGAAGGTGGTCTGTAAACTGGCCAGGGCTGTGGGAACAATACAGAGCCCCACCACCACAAACCACCAgagcccacctcctccctcccaggcctcGGGCCAACAGTACCGAGAAGGGGCTGGAAGCCTAAGCCCATCTTCCAGCCAGCGCTTTGGAGGAGGTGCCGCCCTGTCAGAACAGCTGGGACAGGCTCCTCTGGGTGCTGTGCATCTTCCCTCTTTCATGGCCTCTGGAAGGGGTCTCCTTAGGTCTAACTGAACTCCCTCCTGCTGCAAGGCGACCCCCTGCCACACCCAAGAACACTGTTGctcagccctccctgccctgcacacCCCCACGGAGGGCAGAGGCCGGCTCCTGGCCCACTCTCTTCTTCCCCCCCAGTGCTCATGGAACCCCTTCCCTCTGCAGTGCCTGAAGCTGGAGGAGAACATCAAGGCggcagaggagcagggggagctggcCTTCCAGGACGCCAAAGCCAAGCTGGCCCAGCTGGAGGCCGCCCTGAACCAGGCCAAGCAGGACATGGCCCGGCAGCTACGCGAGTACCAGGAGCTCATGAACGTCAAGCTGGCCCTGGACATCGAGATCGCCACCTACCGCAAGCTGGTGGAGGGCGAGGAGAGCCGGTGAGGGCTGGGGCCAGCGGGGTGGGGCTGCGGGAAGGCAGGACCGGAGGGCCAGCCCCACACAAAGCCAGCCTCCACCTCCAGCAGGATACCGTGAGCCAGGAGGACCTCGGATCATGTCCGGCCTCAGCCACTTACAAACTGGGACCTTGGCCCATTCATTAAATCCTCAGTTTTGCTATCTGGAAAATGGGCTGATCATAACACAGCCTATGGTGGGGAGGACTGATACTATTCTGCACGCAAATATCTGTCACAATTGAGTGCTCTGTAAATGTGAGCCATTTGCCcagggaagaagaaacagaggcccagagaggacaaACTGGCtagccaaagtcacacagcagggcAGCCCGGGGCTGGGAATAACAACCAAGAACTGCCCTCCACTGCCAttccccagggcccccaggcccAGCGGGGGCTTGAGCCACAGGCCCCCTTCAAATGCCCCCATTTCCGTCCTCCCCCAGAATGGACTTGCCTTCAGCCGCCATGGTCAGCGTGGTGCAGTCCACGTCCAGAACCGGTGAGTCTACTTCCCTAGAAACCCATGGCGAGGAAGGGGACATGGTGCGGGCAATCATGACCCTAAAGGCGTCATTTTAAGTGGCCCCCCAACCTCcagcccttccctgccccacccttaTGTTCCCTGTAGCTGCCTCCAAGTCTAGCCTTTCGAGAGCCCCCTCCcggaaaaagaagaacagaaaaggCCCTGTGATCAAAATCACCGAAATGTCTGAGAAGTTCCTGTCGCAGGAGTCAGAGGTCTCAGAATAAGGCAGCTGGAGCCCAGGAGCCTAGGTCGTCCCCCTGCAGCTGGAGGGACTTCAGCTAGACTCAAGCAAGCAGCTTGGAACCTCTGGGTTGGGCGGGGAGGCAAACCTGATCCTGAACTGAAAGGGGGAGGGTTCAAAACCgggacagcttttctctgggtggCTGGGGGTAGTACAGGGCTGTCACCAGCTACTGAGAATCATGCGGCTCCATCTCAATACCTCAGTCCTACCCTTCTAACCTTCTTGCCAGAGGTCCGACTGGGTAAACTGGAACTGGGGGTCAGTTTTCTCTccacctcctttctcttctgAGGCTCCTCCCCAAACAGAGGGCTCCCACCAAAGAACCTTTGACTTTGACCCTTTTCGCCCAACCCTTGCCCTAAATTCACTTACCAAGCCCTACCTTGCCTCTGCCTCAGGACCGAGGCTGGTGCCTTCGCTCACCCGGCCCCAGCCAGCCATGGATCCAGGGCTGAGGAGGACTGCCTGGGCACCCTCCCCCTATCTGGAGCTCCTGGGGAGACTGAGTGCTGAGCACCCCTGGGTTTCCTGCACAACCTGGGCACCTCCAGAGACCTGACAGTATTAGGGAGTAAAGGGAGGAAGCTCCCCGGGTGTGTGGGACCTGAGCATGGACCCCTGAGGTCAGCCCAGACACCTGTGCCACTTCCGTCCTCCTGTGGGGCCCTCATAGAGGGCCAGTCAGAATTGGACAGGCTGCACAGCCAGCTCCTGGCTCCTTCTCCAGAAGCTATTCTTGCCATGACAAACCCCCTGTGAGAGGGAGGCTAGAGAGCAGCCTGAGACTAGGCAGGGGAATTtggccctcccttctcctccctgccatCCTGGGGTTCACCACCCTGCCCAGGATCCGagctctctgccccccaccctccacacccccctccccacacctagGTGTTTCCCAAGCCTGAAATCTGGCTTTGGTAGACCAGGCCCTGGAGACCCctagccccgcccccagcaccaAACCCTGGGCCATTTCCCATGAATCCCACctctcagggtccctgctctctCCATCAGGCCAAACAGCCCGGCCctcccctccatccttccttgCATTTCCTGAGGAGCCCAGGAACACCCTGCACCTGTGAGGTTagagctctttcttttcttccccttctgcccctctccccaccacacc
The sequence above is drawn from the Zalophus californianus isolate mZalCal1 chromosome 9, mZalCal1.pri.v2, whole genome shotgun sequence genome and encodes:
- the KRT80 gene encoding keratin, type II cytoskeletal 80 isoform X2; amino-acid sequence: MSTVGQVFAPQSPACPACDQSQLPATPPRLTHTPVPSRVPGPGAAMACRSCVVGFSSLSSCEVTPAGGPRPGTSGWGSCGTPGPGFSSRSFTGCEAAGTIPQVTVNPSLLVPLDLKVDPAIQQQKTQEKEEMKVLNDKFASLIGKVQALEQRNQLLETRWRFLQGQDSGTFDLGHLYEEYQGRLQAELLKVSQERGQLEANLLQVLQKVEEFRIRYEEEISKRTDMEFTFVQLKKDLDAECLRRTELETKLKGLQSFVELMKNIYEQELKDLAAQVKDVSVTVGMDSRCHIDLSGIVEEVKVQYDAIAARSLEEAEAYSRRQLEERAACSAEFGNSLQSSRSEITDLNVRIQKLRSQILSIKSHCLKLEENIKAAEEQGELAFQDAKAKLAQLEAALNQAKQDMARQLREYQELMNVKLALDIEIATYRKLVEGEESRMDLPSAAMVSVVQSTSRTAASKSSLSRAPSRKKKNRKGPVIKITEMSEKFLSQESEVSE
- the KRT80 gene encoding keratin, type II cytoskeletal 80 isoform X3; translated protein: MSTVGQVFAPQSPACPACDQSQLPATPPRLTHTPVPSRVPGPGAAMACRSCVVGFSSLSSCEVTPAGGPRPGTSGWGSCGTPGPGFSSRSFTGCEAAGTIPQVTVNPSLLVPLDLKVDPAIQQQKTQEKEEMKVLNDKFASLIGKVQALEQRNQLLETRWRFLQGQDSGTFDLGHLYEEYQGRLQAELLKVSQERGQLEANLLQVLQKVEEFRIRYEEEISKRTDMEFTFVQLKKDLDAECLRRTELETKLKGLQSFVELMKNIYEQELKDLAAQVKDVSVTVGMDSRCHIDLSGIVEEVKVQYDAIAARSLEEAEAYSRRQLEERAACSAEFGNSLQSSRSEITDLNVRIQKLRSQILSIKSHCLKLEENIKAAEEQGELAFQDAKAKLAQLEAALNQAKQDMARQLREYQELMNVKLALDIEIATYRKLVEGEESRMDLPSAAMVSVVQSTSRTGQTARPSPPSFLAFPEEPRNTLHL
- the KRT80 gene encoding keratin, type II cytoskeletal 80 isoform X1, which translates into the protein MSTVGQVFAPQSPACPACDQSQLPATPPRLTHTPVPSRVPGPGAAMACRSCVVGFSSLSSCEVTPAGGPRPGTSGWGSCGTPGPGFSSRSFTGCEAAGTIPQVTVNPSLLVPLDLKVDPAIQQQKTQEKEEMKVLNDKFASLIGKVQALEQRNQLLETRWRFLQGQDSGTFDLGHLYEEYQGRLQAELLKVSQERGQLEANLLQVLQKVEEFRIRYEEEISKRTDMEFTFVQLKKDLDAECLRRTELETKLKGLQSFVELMKNIYEQELKDLAAQVKDVSVTVGMDSRCHIDLSGIVEEVKVQYDAIAARSLEEAEAYSRRQLEERAACSAEFGNSLQSSRSEITDLNVRIQKLRSQILSIKSHCLKLEENIKAAEEQGELAFQDAKAKLAQLEAALNQAKQDMARQLREYQELMNVKLALDIEIATYRKLVEGEESRMDLPSAAMVSVVQSTSRTALPCPTLMFPVAASKSSLSRAPSRKKKNRKGPVIKITEMSEKFLSQESEVSE
- the KRT80 gene encoding keratin, type II cytoskeletal 80 isoform X4; its protein translation is MSTVGQVFAPQSPACPACDQSQLPATPPRLTHTPVPSRVPGPGAAMACRSCVVGFSSLSSCEVTPAGGPRPGTSGWGSCGTPGPGFSSRSFTGCEAAGTIPQVTVNPSLLVPLDLKVDPAIQQQKTQEKEEMKVLNDKFASLIGKVQALEQRNQLLETRWRFLQGQDSGTFDLGHLYEEYQGRLQAELLKVSQERGQLEANLLQVLQKVEEFRIRYEEEISKRTDMEFTFVQLKKDLDAECLRRTELETKLKGLQSFVELMKNIYEQELKDLAAQVKDVSVTVGMDSRCHIDLSGIVEEVKVQYDAIAARSLEEAEAYSRRQLEERAACSAEFGNSLQSSRSEITDLNVRIQKLRSQILSIKSHCLKLEENIKAAEEQGELAFQDAKAKLAQLEAALNQAKQDMARQLREYQELMNVKLALDIEIATYRKLVEGEESRMDLPSAAMVSVVQSTSRTGHPSHRPWPQQDLKVLRACRGR